A stretch of Lysinibacillus agricola DNA encodes these proteins:
- a CDS encoding sensor histidine kinase translates to MRIKTRFTLHLALGIILWMLLSGICIVIGLEGILPLFKKSVSEAYQSLLVAWIFGFSTIVCIAVFGWYFGGPLGFIMSWIHQLSQENYTQPVGLTKIYTRKGKLRMRYMLYQEVLQHLQSLSGKLKAAETEREKVEQAKQEWIAGISHDLKTPLTYITGYSTLLLNDQYDWSKEEARSFIQEIADKGKHMEELIQDLSLVIQFNNTDGKLPLHKTNQDIVDFTKRIVANISNNPQANDYILHFKAETSVINIDFDTKFMQRILQNILMNSIIHNPPNTDIYTQIVDSNKHVEIHIVDNGVGMSTHMLENIFQQYYRGTTTDASSEGTGLGMAIVYKLVQAHNGTISVQSEPSNGTTFIITVPKK, encoded by the coding sequence ATGCGAATAAAAACTCGATTTACGTTACATCTTGCACTGGGGATTATTCTGTGGATGCTTTTGAGTGGTATTTGTATTGTTATCGGACTCGAAGGTATTCTCCCACTCTTTAAAAAATCTGTTAGTGAAGCTTATCAGAGTCTACTAGTCGCATGGATTTTCGGGTTTAGTACTATTGTTTGCATCGCTGTATTTGGTTGGTATTTCGGGGGTCCTCTTGGTTTTATAATGTCTTGGATCCATCAGCTATCACAGGAAAACTATACACAACCTGTTGGACTAACTAAAATCTACACCCGTAAAGGGAAGCTCCGTATGCGTTACATGTTATATCAAGAAGTACTTCAACACCTACAATCCTTATCAGGAAAATTAAAAGCTGCTGAAACAGAACGTGAAAAGGTTGAACAAGCAAAACAAGAATGGATTGCCGGTATATCACATGATTTAAAAACGCCATTAACGTATATTACAGGCTACTCCACTCTATTATTAAACGATCAATACGATTGGTCTAAGGAGGAAGCTCGTTCCTTTATTCAAGAAATCGCAGATAAAGGCAAGCATATGGAGGAACTTATTCAAGATTTAAGTCTCGTCATTCAGTTTAATAATACAGACGGAAAGTTACCGTTGCATAAAACCAACCAGGATATTGTGGATTTTACAAAAAGAATTGTTGCTAATATAAGCAATAATCCACAGGCAAATGACTATATATTGCATTTTAAAGCGGAAACTTCTGTAATCAACATTGACTTTGATACGAAATTCATGCAACGGATATTGCAAAACATTCTTATGAATTCCATTATCCACAATCCACCTAACACAGATATTTATACACAGATTGTTGATAGTAATAAGCATGTAGAAATCCACATTGTGGATAACGGCGTAGGGATGTCCACACACATGCTAGAAAATATTTTTCAGCAATATTATCGCGGAACAACAACAGATGCCTCCTCTGAGGGTACTGGGCTCGGCATGGCGATTGTTTATAAACTCGTTCAAGCTCATAACGGCACTATCTCTGTACAGAGCGAACCTTCTAATGGAACAACGTTTATTATTACAGTACCTAAAAAATAG
- a CDS encoding response regulator transcription factor — protein MEAAEKILIVDDEIGILKLLEITLRKENFINIDTASTGKGTLQLVKENQYDIILLDIMLPDISGFELCTEIRKQTNTPIIFVSARSTDFDKLTGLGIGGDDYITKPFNPLEVIARIKVILRRQKMYESSQQQQSTKFDFGYFALNPESATLIVNDQLVECTAKELELLHFFCKNPNRIFTTSQLYEFVWGNDVYGEEKTVTIHISKLRKKLGDDTRKPKIIVNLRGIGYKFIPPKEDSLCE, from the coding sequence TTGGAAGCTGCAGAAAAAATCCTAATCGTAGATGATGAAATTGGCATCTTAAAGTTATTAGAAATTACGTTGAGGAAAGAAAACTTTATCAATATTGATACTGCATCGACAGGCAAAGGTACACTACAGCTTGTAAAAGAAAATCAGTACGATATTATTTTGCTCGATATCATGCTACCAGATATAAGTGGCTTTGAACTTTGTACAGAAATACGTAAGCAGACAAATACACCTATTATTTTTGTCAGTGCTCGCTCTACAGATTTTGATAAACTAACAGGATTGGGTATTGGTGGAGATGATTATATTACAAAGCCTTTTAATCCTTTAGAGGTCATCGCTCGAATAAAGGTCATCCTTCGACGTCAAAAAATGTATGAGAGTTCTCAGCAACAACAGAGCACAAAATTCGACTTTGGTTATTTTGCTCTTAACCCTGAATCTGCAACATTAATCGTTAACGATCAACTTGTCGAATGTACAGCTAAGGAGCTAGAGCTACTACATTTCTTTTGTAAAAATCCTAATCGCATTTTCACAACTTCACAGCTCTATGAATTCGTGTGGGGAAATGATGTATATGGCGAGGAGAAAACCGTCACGATTCATATTTCAAAGCTAAGGAAAAAGCTTGGGGATGATACGCGTAAACCTAAAATAATTGTGAATTTAAGGGGCATTGGGTATAAATTCATTCCACCAAAAGAGGATTCATTATGCGAATAA